The DNA window TCGCCAACTGAAAAATATGTCTCTTCACCTGAGTGTAAATTCATTTTAGCGTAGCTTTCTACTCGTCCTGTTGGATAAATAATAGCTAAACCAATATGCGGCAGTCCCGTCGTTAACAGCGGTAGACCGACCCCTACTGTTATCTTGTTTAATTTTGCAATATCAATGAGTGGTTGAAGACGCTTATCGTCAACAGTAAAAGCAAGATTGGAGGCACATTCAGGCAGGTAACCTGTCAGTGATAACTCAGGAAATACAATATATGAAACACCTACAGATACAGCTTTTTCAATAGCATTCATATGAACAGCTATGTTTTCCGTTACATTCCCGTCAACCGAAGAGATTTGCGCGACAGCAATTTTTGTATTTTTCATTAATCTTCCTTGATAGATAGATCCATAAATAATATTAATCATCACCTAAATACATTTCGAAAACATGCCGTGACCTTTGTTAATTAGTCATTTCTGATTCCACCAACGCTTTTATTTTTACCGCTTTCTCAAAGTGATCTAACTTATGCGTCATAATCCACCAGTGTGCAGCTTCCATTAATAACGCTGGATCATCATTCTTATTCGCGAAGAACGCATAAAATGAGAGACCAACATTCGTCCCTTTTTTTTCTATTTTGTTTTCACAAACAGCGATTATTTTATTTCTTAATATTTCTCTCATATACCCTAGTAATATCCATAATAATGAAATAAACAATACGACATCTGTTTAAAAAAAATCCCAGCTTACTACTCAAAGGGGTTAAAAACGTCAATATCTCAATAGATTATAAATATTCCTACAATTTATTAACACTTCATTTTTCCAGTTAATTAATAAAGAATCAAAGAATTTACATCATTTTATTAAAATCATTCAATAGCATTAAAATCTAGCTAACAACAAAGTTAACGATAACAAGGTAATCGTTGACAAATATATACAGTTAATTATGCCAATCGACCTTCAGTAACAACAAAACAACCTGCTACAAACATTCAATTATGAATCTAACAAACATATTTAAACCTTAACAATCAAAAAGTTAAAAACAATTAAAGTACTATAATAAATCGTGAAAATATTTCATTTGCGTAAATTTATGTCACAATAACATATCACTTTGTGAGTACCCGTGTACTATACATATAACTTTAACATCCGTGACAGCAAGTCATAACATCACTATATGATGATATGCGCGGTACGACTAAATCGGACGCAAACTATCAATCACATCAAGAAAATAGGGAATGACTATGGAAGCACTCACGTTAGTTGATATGGGTTT is part of the Moritella viscosa genome and encodes:
- a CDS encoding hydrolase, carbon-nitrogen family, whose translation is MKNTKIAVAQISSVDGNVTENIAVHMNAIEKAVSVGVSYIVFPELSLTGYLPECASNLAFTVDDKRLQPLIDIAKLNKITVGVGLPLLTTGLPHIGLAIIYPTGRVESYAKMNLHSGEETYFSVGDKRHSFQLNNITVANAICADTNHIEHAKGCAALGADVYMASVLITAGGYDADTQLMSSYAREFNMLVAMANHNRPTGNWDPVGKSAIWTKSGQLICADESHNALVIAERKDNDWIGQVINL